One part of the Bdellovibrio bacteriovorus genome encodes these proteins:
- the dapF gene encoding diaminopimelate epimerase, with translation MNRLLPLSITKMSGAGNTFSLIDARKGSAWADLEKTLGMSRPQFAKLVCDRVLGLSTDGFLLIEDGSEGFDFHWDFYNNDGSTAEMCGNAARCAARFCYDSLDVKGTGVLRFKTGAGLVVAQILGNSRIRVKMPEARFIQELIELKTKSSSTEKFALVNTGVPHLVQKIHAFSDTVALKDMAREARSHHDLQPAGANVTFYAEESAGKIRAVTFERGVEDYTLACGTGAVAAAFVHNKETKESSVEVQMPGGSMQVTFISGDPHPLMEGDAVFVGDFKYNLEVVG, from the coding sequence ATGAACCGTCTGTTACCGCTGTCGATCACCAAGATGTCCGGCGCGGGAAATACATTTTCATTGATTGATGCCCGCAAGGGCTCGGCGTGGGCCGACTTGGAAAAGACTCTGGGCATGAGCCGCCCGCAGTTTGCGAAATTGGTGTGCGACCGTGTTCTGGGTCTTAGCACCGACGGTTTCTTGCTGATCGAAGACGGCAGCGAAGGTTTTGATTTTCACTGGGACTTTTACAACAACGACGGGTCCACGGCAGAAATGTGCGGCAATGCCGCCCGATGTGCCGCGCGCTTTTGTTATGACTCTCTGGACGTCAAAGGCACCGGAGTCTTGCGCTTTAAAACCGGCGCAGGCCTGGTGGTGGCGCAAATTTTAGGTAATAGCCGCATCCGCGTGAAAATGCCGGAAGCGCGCTTCATCCAGGAGCTGATCGAACTTAAAACCAAATCCAGCTCCACAGAAAAATTCGCCCTGGTGAACACCGGTGTTCCGCACTTGGTGCAAAAGATCCATGCGTTTTCCGACACCGTGGCCTTAAAAGACATGGCCCGTGAAGCCAGATCCCATCACGATCTGCAGCCCGCAGGTGCCAACGTCACGTTTTATGCCGAGGAATCCGCGGGAAAAATCAGAGCCGTGACTTTCGAGCGCGGGGTGGAAGATTACACCTTGGCCTGCGGCACGGGAGCTGTGGCGGCAGCGTTCGTTCATAACAAAGAAACCAAAGAATCCAGCGTGGAAGTGCAAATGCCCGGTGGTTCAATGCAAGTGACGTTCATCAGTGGTGATCCCCACCCGCTGATGGAAGGGGATGCCGTATTTGTCGGGGACTTTAAATACAATCTTGAGGTGGTAGGATGA
- a CDS encoding tetratricopeptide repeat protein, which translates to MRMTVMRAALTAALSFFALPAFSQTKLPKSETYKDIIEKAYNLSLQRDRTQALNILSAAIQRETRPQAVAELKKTVSEVSNIFFSDKSQQLYETGVSLRKADVNQALDKVSEAARIEPDNFPIVIEMARLMIAKGDCKAGLETVRKQLLVVPFDEDLKLTQAQALACQTKWPEYQKVYDTVAVKKSPLQKYWYALEVQKFLDLNNPLKTQESLALLKKADEKYPESYYWQWKVAHSQKKMNTEQAQKYVMTCKNISANQYRQYMIDPMLCRRVLEVEGELKGMNGTAE; encoded by the coding sequence ATGAGAATGACAGTGATGAGAGCCGCCTTAACAGCGGCTCTTTCCTTTTTTGCCCTGCCCGCTTTTTCTCAGACGAAACTTCCCAAGTCTGAGACCTACAAAGATATTATCGAAAAAGCCTATAATTTGAGTCTGCAGCGCGACCGCACTCAAGCGCTCAATATTCTTTCGGCTGCGATTCAAAGAGAAACCCGCCCTCAGGCGGTGGCGGAACTGAAAAAAACCGTCAGCGAAGTTTCCAACATCTTTTTCAGTGACAAGTCCCAGCAGCTCTATGAAACCGGCGTGTCTTTGCGTAAGGCCGACGTCAATCAGGCCTTGGACAAGGTCTCGGAAGCTGCGCGCATCGAGCCTGACAACTTCCCCATCGTGATTGAAATGGCGCGCCTGATGATCGCCAAGGGTGACTGCAAAGCAGGCCTAGAAACTGTAAGAAAACAGCTTTTGGTAGTGCCTTTTGATGAAGATCTGAAACTGACCCAAGCCCAGGCGTTGGCTTGTCAGACCAAATGGCCGGAGTACCAGAAAGTGTATGACACGGTGGCGGTGAAGAAATCTCCGCTGCAGAAGTACTGGTACGCCCTGGAGGTCCAAAAGTTTCTGGATCTTAACAATCCGCTAAAAACTCAGGAATCCTTGGCTCTTTTGAAGAAAGCGGACGAAAAATATCCTGAATCCTACTATTGGCAGTGGAAAGTGGCTCATTCTCAGAAAAAGATGAACACCGAGCAGGCTCAGAAATACGTGATGACCTGCAAAAACATTTCTGCGAACCAGTACAGACAGTATATGATAGACCCCATGCTTTGCCGACGCGTTTTGGAAGTCGAAGGCGAGCTTAAGGGGATGAATGGAACCGCTGAATAA
- the dapA gene encoding 4-hydroxy-tetrahydrodipicolinate synthase, translating into MKNFKGTFTALVTPFKNGKIDFASLDKLLKQQLAGGVDGFVVNGTTGESPVLTSAEKAELFKHIRSFCGDKVVLIMGTGSNNTAQTIEDSRKAEEMGADAILVVVPYYNKPPQRGLYEHFKAVASSVKIPTILYNVPGRTITSLETGTIRDLAKVSGVVGIKEASGKIDLASEIIKACGSEFVMLSGDDGTYVEFLGAGGHGVISVASHVIPAQMVQWKKWVSEGALDKARADIAKYNDLIDLLFVEANPIPVKKALQLMGLLDSAELRLPLVELGAENTAKLQAEMKKVGVL; encoded by the coding sequence ATGAAAAATTTCAAAGGCACGTTCACCGCACTGGTAACGCCATTTAAAAACGGAAAAATTGACTTTGCTTCTTTGGACAAACTATTGAAGCAGCAACTGGCTGGTGGTGTGGATGGTTTTGTCGTTAACGGAACCACGGGTGAAAGCCCGGTCCTGACCTCGGCGGAAAAAGCGGAGTTGTTTAAGCACATCCGCAGTTTCTGCGGTGACAAAGTTGTTCTGATCATGGGAACAGGATCCAACAACACAGCCCAGACCATTGAAGATTCCCGCAAGGCCGAAGAAATGGGTGCGGATGCGATTCTGGTGGTGGTTCCTTATTACAACAAACCACCACAGCGCGGATTGTATGAGCACTTCAAAGCCGTGGCATCTTCCGTGAAGATCCCGACCATTCTTTACAATGTTCCGGGCCGCACGATCACGTCTCTGGAGACCGGCACCATCCGTGATCTTGCCAAAGTTTCCGGCGTGGTCGGCATCAAAGAAGCCTCTGGAAAAATTGATCTGGCCAGTGAAATCATCAAAGCCTGCGGCAGTGAATTTGTGATGCTGTCCGGTGATGATGGCACGTATGTGGAATTCCTGGGCGCTGGCGGTCACGGGGTGATCTCGGTGGCGTCGCATGTGATTCCGGCGCAAATGGTGCAGTGGAAAAAATGGGTGTCGGAAGGGGCGCTGGACAAGGCCCGCGCGGACATCGCGAAATACAATGACCTGATCGACCTGCTTTTCGTTGAAGCCAATCCGATTCCGGTGAAAAAAGCCCTGCAACTGATGGGTCTTCTGGATTCCGCAGAGTTGCGTTTGCCACTGGTGGAGCTGGGTGCGGAAAACACCGCAAAACTTCAGGCCGAAATGAAAAAAGTGGGTGTGCTGTGA